One genomic segment of Elusimicrobiota bacterium includes these proteins:
- the rpmF gene encoding 50S ribosomal protein L32: MPCPKRRHTRMRSRMREAANWKIFPQNSSNCPQCGGNKLPHRICPSCGFYNNELIVAKKEKNKPTEEKTKE, from the coding sequence ATGCCATGCCCTAAACGAAGACATACCAGAATGCGCAGCAGAATGCGCGAAGCCGCAAACTGGAAAATATTTCCGCAAAATTCCAGTAATTGCCCGCAATGCGGCGGAAACAAACTCCCGCACAGAATCTGCCCCAGCTGCGGATTCTACAATAATGAGCTTATTGTAGCTAAAAAAGAAAAAAACAAACCAACGGAAGAAAAAACTAAAGAATGA
- the plsX gene encoding phosphate acyltransferase PlsX: protein MTIALDAMGGDHGIPTNIEGAVLAAKKLGLKIVLAGDELLIGKELSKYKYDKTKISIQPATEVITMEDAPSAVLRQKKDSSIGVAVNLVATGSAQAVVSAGNSGAVMAASLLSLKPLQYVTRPAITTVFPTLRGVCVVLDVGANVNCKPKNLLQFAIMGNIYVKEIFGIASPRIGLISIGEEKTKGNELTLGAYDLLETSNLNFIGNIEGRDIPQGNVDVAVCDGFVGNVILKLSEGIADMLFKLIKSEIKKHPFAIAALPFLWGALKDLRKSVDYTEYGGAPLLGINGTCIICHGGSNSKAIMNALKYAGEVVEKDINSKISKEMEKFQG, encoded by the coding sequence ATAACCATTGCGCTTGATGCAATGGGCGGTGATCACGGTATTCCGACAAATATTGAAGGCGCCGTGCTGGCTGCAAAAAAACTTGGTTTAAAAATTGTCCTTGCCGGAGATGAATTACTTATAGGTAAGGAATTAAGCAAATACAAGTACGACAAGACAAAAATAAGTATTCAACCGGCTACAGAAGTTATAACGATGGAGGATGCCCCTTCTGCAGTACTGCGTCAGAAGAAGGACTCTTCAATAGGAGTTGCGGTAAATCTAGTCGCAACCGGTAGCGCGCAGGCTGTTGTTTCAGCAGGTAACTCTGGGGCTGTTATGGCAGCTTCGCTTTTGTCACTGAAGCCCCTTCAGTATGTAACCCGGCCTGCAATTACAACAGTGTTTCCTACTCTAAGAGGAGTCTGTGTAGTGCTTGATGTAGGCGCTAATGTCAACTGTAAACCTAAAAATCTTTTACAATTTGCAATAATGGGCAATATTTACGTAAAAGAGATCTTTGGCATAGCTTCTCCCAGAATCGGGTTGATTTCAATCGGAGAAGAAAAAACGAAAGGTAATGAACTTACTCTTGGAGCCTATGACTTATTGGAAACAAGCAATCTTAATTTTATAGGTAATATAGAAGGCAGGGATATACCTCAGGGAAATGTTGACGTAGCTGTTTGCGACGGTTTTGTAGGCAATGTAATATTAAAATTGAGCGAAGGTATCGCAGATATGTTATTTAAACTTATAAAGTCCGAAATAAAAAAACATCCCTTTGCCATCGCAGCACTCCCTTTTCTCTGGGGCGCACTAAAAGATTTGAGAAAAAGCGTGGATTATACGGAATATGGCGGCGCGCCCCTCTTAGGAATAAACGGGACCTGTATTATCTGCCACGGCGGTTCAAATTCGAAAGCAATCATGAACGCTCTAAAATATGCAGGTGAAGTCGTAGAAAAAGATATTAATTCAAAAATATCCAAAGAAATGGAGAAATTTCAAGGTTAA